A section of the Campylobacter porcelli genome encodes:
- a CDS encoding thiamine phosphate synthase has translation MIKYAISDPKFYSNFDYAFNNFSRLKSADMILFRDKISKNYYKLATDFIKFKSENLKFLAQNDINSACKLGFDGIHFSSNLIHLLKDTPPNLIKIASTHNIKEIELASQYGADFITFSPIFFTPNKGEPKGLEVLKEVVKISKAKVIALGGIISQEQIDSVVDCGAAGFASIRYFTLD, from the coding sequence ATGATAAAATATGCGATAAGCGATCCTAAATTCTACTCAAATTTTGATTACGCTTTTAATAATTTTAGTAGATTAAAAAGTGCTGATATGATACTTTTTAGAGATAAAATATCTAAAAATTATTATAAATTAGCTACTGATTTTATTAAATTCAAATCCGAAAATCTTAAATTTTTGGCTCAAAATGATATAAATTCGGCTTGTAAGCTTGGTTTTGATGGAATTCATTTTAGCTCAAATTTAATCCATCTTTTAAAAGATACACCACCAAATTTAATCAAAATTGCTAGCACTCACAATATCAAAGAGATAGAATTAGCCAGTCAATATGGTGCTGATTTTATCACATTTAGCCCGATCTTTTTCACACCAAATAAGGGTGAGCCAAAAGGCTTAGAGGTATTAAAAGAGGTTGTAAAAATCTCTAAAGCTAAGGTTATTGCCTTAGGTGGCATAATAAGCCAAGAGCAAATTGATAGTGTGGTTGATTGCGGTGCTGCTGGATTTGCCTCTATTCGCTATTTTACGCTAGATTGA
- a CDS encoding Do family serine endopeptidase, which yields MTKISLISLLAATAIFGADVEFRDANSNFTRINPALDQNSILSYNSSIQKAKQAVVNISTSKTIKTKNNLNSLMNDPFFKEFFGFGFNIPEHRSQKSSSLGSGVIITSNGYIVTNYHVIEDSDEIIVSMLDNSKEYKAKVVGSDPKTDLAIIKIEATNLTPAYFADSSKLLEGDVVFAIGNPFGVGGSITSGIISGLNKDNIGLNQYEDFIQTDASINPGNSGGALIDSRGALVGINSAILSRSGGNNGIGFAIPSNMVKTIAQKLISDGKITRGYIGVMIANLTTDQKEIYKNKEGALITNVEKGYPANKAGLQRGDLIIKVDNKQIKSANDLKNIIGAYPPNTKISLEYERAGKIYSTKLQLTTSDEVETIAKNFSIDGLSVQNLSDDIRYKYKIPQDIKGVLITDVKEGSNAANTGFESGDIIIQVNEKIINNINEFSKELQTSKASNRKPIIWINRGGILMGLVLK from the coding sequence ATGACAAAAATATCACTAATATCCCTATTAGCAGCTACGGCTATTTTTGGTGCAGATGTGGAATTTCGCGATGCAAACTCAAATTTTACTCGTATCAATCCAGCCTTAGATCAAAACTCAATTTTATCATACAATAGCTCAATTCAAAAAGCCAAACAAGCAGTTGTAAATATATCTACAAGCAAAACAATAAAAACAAAAAATAACTTAAATAGTTTAATGAATGATCCATTTTTTAAAGAATTTTTTGGATTTGGCTTTAATATACCAGAGCATAGAAGTCAAAAAAGCTCATCTTTAGGCTCTGGAGTTATCATCACTAGCAATGGATATATAGTAACTAACTACCATGTGATAGAAGATAGCGATGAGATCATAGTCTCAATGCTTGATAACTCAAAGGAGTATAAAGCAAAAGTAGTAGGCTCAGACCCAAAAACTGACCTAGCAATTATCAAAATCGAAGCGACAAATTTAACCCCAGCATACTTCGCTGATAGCTCAAAGCTACTTGAAGGCGATGTGGTATTTGCCATTGGTAATCCATTTGGCGTGGGCGGCAGCATTACAAGCGGTATAATTAGTGGTTTAAATAAAGATAATATCGGGCTAAATCAATATGAGGATTTTATCCAAACAGACGCTAGTATAAATCCAGGTAATAGCGGTGGAGCATTGATAGATAGTCGTGGGGCTTTAGTAGGAATAAACTCAGCTATTTTAAGCAGAAGCGGTGGCAATAATGGCATAGGCTTTGCCATACCATCAAATATGGTAAAAACCATAGCTCAAAAATTAATTAGCGATGGAAAGATAACTCGTGGTTACATTGGCGTAATGATAGCAAATTTAACCACAGATCAAAAAGAGATATATAAAAATAAAGAGGGTGCATTAATTACCAATGTAGAAAAAGGCTACCCAGCTAATAAGGCTGGATTACAAAGGGGAGATTTGATTATAAAAGTAGATAATAAGCAAATTAAAAGCGCAAATGATCTAAAAAATATAATTGGAGCCTACCCTCCAAATACCAAAATCAGCTTAGAGTATGAAAGAGCTGGTAAAATTTACTCTACAAAACTTCAGCTAACTACTAGCGATGAAGTAGAAACTATAGCTAAGAATTTTAGCATCGATGGGCTAAGTGTGCAAAATTTAAGCGATGATATAAGGTATAAATATAAAATCCCTCAAGATATAAAAGGGGTATTAATCACAGATGTTAAAGAGGGCTCAAATGCTGCTAATACCGGCTTTGAAAGTGGAGATATAATCATTCAAGTAAATGAAAAAATCATAAACAACATAAATGAATTTAGCAAAGAGCTACAAACCTCTAAAGCCTCAAATAGAAAGCCGATAATATGGATAAATAGGGGTGGAATTTTAATGGGGTTAGTATTGAAATAA
- a CDS encoding F0F1 ATP synthase subunit A, whose protein sequence is MKDLFLFSNLIINDHSFTYLFHIILVAIIVLIIAKMATSSMQLVPRGTQNLLEAYLEGIVSMGRDVMGSDELARKYLPLVATIGLIVLTSNVIGIIPGFEAPSSSLNLTLCLALCVFLYYNFEGIRTQGVIKYFAHFMGPNKFLAPLMFPIEIVSHLSRIVSLSFRLFGNIKGDDLFLMVVLSLAPWVAPLPAFALLTFMALLQTFIFMILTYVYLAGAVVVSEEH, encoded by the coding sequence ATGAAAGATCTCTTTCTTTTTTCAAATTTGATCATCAATGATCATAGTTTCACATATCTTTTTCACATAATTTTAGTCGCAATCATTGTGCTAATTATCGCCAAAATGGCTACTAGCTCCATGCAGCTTGTGCCTCGTGGTACTCAGAATTTGCTTGAGGCATATCTAGAAGGCATTGTATCTATGGGTCGTGATGTTATGGGTAGCGATGAACTTGCTAGAAAGTATCTACCACTTGTAGCTACAATTGGTTTGATAGTTTTAACAAGCAATGTTATAGGTATAATACCAGGTTTTGAAGCTCCAAGCTCAAGTTTGAATTTAACTCTTTGTTTAGCACTTTGTGTATTTTTGTATTATAATTTTGAAGGTATTAGAACTCAAGGTGTGATTAAATATTTTGCTCACTTTATGGGACCAAATAAATTTCTAGCTCCATTAATGTTTCCTATAGAGATTGTATCTCATTTATCACGCATAGTTTCGCTATCATTTAGGCTTTTTGGTAATATAAAAGGTGATGATCTATTCTTAATGGTTGTTTTAAGTCTTGCTCCGTGGGTTGCCCCACTTCCTGCTTTTGCTTTGCTTACATTTATGGCACTACTACAAACTTTTATATTTATGATTTTGACATATGTATATTTAGCTGGTGCTGTAGTGGTATCTGAAGAGCACTGA
- a CDS encoding response regulator transcription factor has translation MIKILMIEDDFELAEILSEYLEQFDMSVKICDDPYLGLSTLNTSKFDLVILDLTLPGIDGLEVCKEIRTKHTIPIIISSARHDINDKINAFEFGADDYLPKPYNPQELLARIKSHLRRQNITMQEISPTQKDLVCDDFRHIITLKGEPLQLTVAEYDILRYLIKKEGGAISREELIYNCNSINEDSTNKSIDVIIGRIRTKIGENPKEPKYIHAIRGVGYKLEQ, from the coding sequence ATGATAAAAATTCTAATGATTGAAGATGATTTTGAGCTTGCTGAGATTTTAAGTGAGTATTTAGAGCAGTTTGATATGAGTGTGAAAATATGCGATGATCCATATCTTGGGCTATCTACTCTTAATACTAGTAAATTTGATCTAGTTATTTTAGATCTTACCCTTCCTGGCATTGATGGGTTAGAAGTGTGTAAAGAGATACGCACCAAACATACAATCCCTATAATCATCTCAAGCGCTAGACATGATATAAATGATAAGATTAATGCTTTTGAATTTGGTGCTGATGACTACTTGCCAAAGCCATACAATCCTCAAGAGCTTCTAGCACGAATTAAGAGCCATTTACGCCGCCAAAATATAACAATGCAAGAGATCTCTCCAACTCAAAAAGATTTAGTTTGTGATGATTTTCGCCATATTATCACACTAAAAGGTGAGCCACTTCAACTCACAGTAGCTGAGTATGATATACTAAGATATTTAATCAAAAAAGAAGGAGGTGCTATTAGTAGAGAAGAGTTGATTTATAACTGTAACTCAATAAACGAAGATAGCACAAATAAAAGTATTGATGTTATAATCGGACGCATTAGAACTAAGATTGGAGAAAACCCCAAAGAGCCAAAATATATACACGCAATTAGAGGTGTAGGCTATAAGCTAGAGCAGTAA
- a CDS encoding cation:proton antiporter, translating to MDNLVYIFIIAAGCAILFNLIFRKYEIPTIIGYIATGVFISQLFGLKSNHDLSFVAEFGIVFLMFTIGLEFSIKHLMSMKKYVFLYGSIQMIVTGFILSLLAFYMFGLDIKIAIIIGFAMALSSTAIVLKILNDTGHISKKYGRKALGILLFQDIAVIPLLLMMDIFDIKDGSVSSLILTSIISAVILIVLLYFIGKYILSRVLNAVIQTNSKEIFITTILFTVIGASFLAHYFGFSYSLGAFIAGMLIAETPYKHQIETDLIPFRDLLLGLFFITVGMQINFAVIFTNLLIIIPMLICVLFIKIMVVYLFLMMFARKKTALKTALSLAQVGEFALAIFTLLSVKNMIDDRILQILTAVVIISMVLTPFILKNVVKIADKMEEQDILDDEIISSQEQDIMDELTSKNSMELKEHFVVCGYGRLGREIIRQLKAKGCSYIALESDLNLVERGKNSGDNVYYGDATQKNTLEKVCIKDCVAAIIAVSNEQKSELIANSIKDLGYDVNTIIRFADTIEKGLYRDFGDHFHLVKEREAVANAIIRKALECVKDKFSRSVDG from the coding sequence ATGGATAATCTTGTATATATTTTTATTATTGCAGCTGGTTGTGCTATATTATTTAATCTTATATTTCGCAAATATGAGATCCCAACCATAATAGGCTATATCGCTACTGGGGTATTTATATCTCAACTTTTTGGATTAAAGAGCAATCACGATTTGAGCTTTGTGGCTGAATTTGGAATTGTATTTTTGATGTTTACTATCGGTCTTGAGTTTAGCATTAAGCATTTAATGTCTATGAAAAAATATGTATTTTTATATGGCTCTATACAGATGATAGTTACTGGATTTATCCTTAGTTTATTAGCTTTTTATATGTTTGGTTTGGATATAAAAATAGCTATTATCATAGGCTTTGCTATGGCGCTTAGCTCCACGGCTATTGTATTAAAGATACTAAATGATACTGGTCATATCTCAAAAAAATATGGGAGAAAAGCTCTTGGAATTTTGCTATTTCAAGATATTGCTGTGATCCCTTTGCTTTTAATGATGGATATATTTGATATTAAAGATGGCTCAGTAAGCTCTTTGATACTCACATCTATTATAAGTGCAGTTATTCTTATAGTGCTTTTATATTTTATTGGTAAGTATATTTTAAGTCGTGTTTTAAACGCAGTTATTCAAACAAATTCAAAAGAGATATTTATAACAACAATTTTATTTACCGTAATTGGAGCTAGTTTTTTAGCGCACTATTTTGGATTTAGCTACTCTTTGGGTGCATTTATAGCTGGAATGCTTATCGCAGAAACGCCATATAAGCACCAAATAGAGACTGACTTGATACCATTTAGAGATTTACTACTAGGATTATTTTTTATAACAGTTGGTATGCAGATAAATTTTGCTGTGATATTTACCAATCTTTTAATCATAATTCCTATGCTAATTTGTGTGCTATTTATAAAGATTATGGTGGTTTATCTATTTTTAATGATGTTCGCTAGGAAAAAGACAGCATTAAAAACAGCCCTTAGCCTAGCGCAAGTAGGCGAATTTGCCCTAGCGATATTTACTCTTTTATCAGTAAAAAATATGATAGATGATAGAATCCTTCAAATTTTAACCGCTGTAGTGATAATATCGATGGTATTAACCCCATTTATCTTAAAAAATGTCGTTAAAATCGCTGATAAAATGGAAGAGCAAGATATCTTAGATGATGAGATTATCAGTAGCCAAGAGCAAGATATAATGGACGAGCTAACTAGTAAAAATTCTATGGAGCTTAAAGAGCATTTTGTAGTATGTGGATATGGTAGACTAGGCCGTGAAATAATAAGGCAGTTAAAGGCTAAAGGCTGCTCGTATATCGCTCTTGAGAGTGATTTAAATTTAGTAGAACGGGGTAAGAATAGTGGCGATAATGTGTATTATGGCGATGCAACGCAAAAGAACACTTTAGAAAAAGTTTGTATTAAAGATTGTGTAGCGGCTATAATCGCAGTTAGCAATGAGCAAAAATCTGAATTAATAGCAAATTCTATTAAAGATTTAGGATATGATGTAAATACTATTATAAGATTTGCTGATACTATAGAGAAGGGGCTTTATAGGGATTTTGGAGATCATTTTCATTTGGTTAAAGAAAGGGAAGCTGTGGCTAATGCGATTATACGCAAGGCCTTAGAGTGCGTAAAAGATAAATTTAGTAGGAGTGTAGATGGATAA
- the gatB gene encoding Asp-tRNA(Asn)/Glu-tRNA(Gln) amidotransferase subunit GatB, translated as MFETVIGLEVHCQLNTKTKIFCGCSTSFGEEPNTHVCPTCLALPGALPVLNSQAVKKAISFGKAINATVNKKSVFDRKNYFYPDLPKAYQISQFTIPIVENGELIIKVGDKNKKIGITRAHLEEDAGKNSHEGKSSLVDLNRAGTPLLEIVSEPDIRSSDEAVAYLKKLHSILRFLNISDANMQEGSFRCDVNVSIRPKGDDKLYTRVEIKNLNSFKFIQKAIEYEVERQCEAWEDGRYDSEVVQETRLFDTTKLITKPMRSKEDSAEYRYFPDPDLLPVIIPDSLMAEASILPELPDEKKARYMSEFGIKESDADVIISSYEMAKYFEDLIASGNSAKLCVTWLSVELLGRLKNGLTIETSPVSSAKLSILLNRIEDGTISQKAAKDVLDEIFISDESVDSVIDRLGLKQVSDDSAIIAIIDSVLAANSDKVAEYKSGKDKLFGFFVGQVMKEGKGAFNPAKVNELLKSKL; from the coding sequence ATGTTTGAAACAGTTATAGGATTAGAAGTTCATTGTCAGCTAAATACAAAAACTAAAATATTTTGCGGCTGCTCAACTAGCTTTGGAGAAGAGCCAAATACGCATGTTTGTCCTACTTGCCTAGCTCTACCAGGAGCGCTACCGGTGCTAAATTCTCAAGCGGTTAAAAAGGCTATTAGCTTTGGTAAAGCGATAAATGCAACTGTGAATAAAAAAAGCGTTTTTGATCGTAAAAACTACTTCTATCCAGACCTTCCTAAGGCGTATCAAATATCTCAATTTACAATACCAATTGTAGAAAATGGGGAGTTGATTATTAAAGTTGGCGATAAAAATAAAAAAATTGGCATTACTAGAGCTCACTTAGAAGAGGACGCTGGTAAGAATAGCCATGAGGGCAAGAGTAGTTTGGTAGATTTAAATCGTGCTGGAACTCCGCTTTTAGAGATTGTGAGCGAACCAGATATAAGAAGTAGCGATGAAGCAGTAGCTTACCTTAAAAAGCTCCATAGTATTTTAAGATTTTTAAATATTAGCGATGCAAATATGCAAGAAGGCTCTTTTAGATGCGATGTTAATGTTAGTATCAGACCAAAGGGCGATGATAAGCTATATACTAGGGTTGAGATTAAGAATTTAAATTCATTTAAATTTATCCAAAAAGCTATTGAGTATGAGGTTGAGCGTCAGTGTGAAGCGTGGGAAGATGGCAGGTATGATAGCGAGGTAGTCCAAGAGACAAGGCTATTTGATACTACCAAGCTTATTACAAAACCAATGAGAAGCAAAGAAGATAGTGCTGAGTATCGCTACTTTCCAGATCCAGATCTACTCCCTGTGATAATCCCAGATAGCTTGATGGCAGAGGCTAGTATCTTGCCTGAATTGCCAGATGAGAAAAAGGCTAGATATATGAGCGAATTTGGGATAAAAGAGAGCGATGCTGATGTGATAATTAGTAGCTATGAGATGGCTAAATATTTTGAAGATTTAATAGCTAGTGGTAACTCTGCTAAATTGTGTGTAACTTGGCTAAGCGTTGAGCTATTGGGTAGATTAAAAAATGGCTTAACAATCGAGACTTCACCAGTTAGCAGTGCTAAGCTATCAATACTATTAAATAGAATAGAAGATGGCACAATCTCTCAAAAAGCTGCTAAAGATGTGCTAGATGAGATTTTCATAAGTGATGAGAGCGTAGATAGCGTAATTGATCGCTTAGGATTAAAACAAGTAAGTGATGACTCAGCGATTATAGCTATTATCGATAGTGTTTTGGCCGCAAATAGTGATAAGGTAGCTGAGTATAAAAGTGGCAAGGATAAATTATTTGGATTTTTTGTCGGACAAGTGATGAAAGAGGGTAAGGGTGCTTTCAATCCAGCTAAAGTAAATGAGCTACTAAAGTCAAAGCTATGA
- a CDS encoding TSUP family transporter: MELEIWVFVLLFFVAFLSGFVDAIAGGGGLITIPALISVGIPEHIALATNKLQATFGSFTAAANFTHKKMVDFNSLWRGIIWTFIGAVLGTWAVLLIDASVIKYLIPICLIAILIYTIFSPKLGEIDREKRIGEGLFYTIFGLIIGFYDGFIGPGTGSFWMFAFVSLLGLNLKSAVANTKILNFVSNIVSLSVFIGGGQILWMLGVIMGFGQMIGAYFGSHMVIKREIKFIKIIFLTVVSLTIVKLLYDLFILS; this comes from the coding sequence ATGGAATTAGAAATTTGGGTTTTTGTATTGCTATTTTTTGTAGCATTTTTAAGTGGTTTTGTAGATGCTATTGCTGGAGGTGGTGGGCTTATTACCATTCCAGCACTTATATCAGTAGGCATTCCAGAGCATATAGCACTAGCTACTAATAAACTCCAAGCCACCTTTGGTAGCTTCACAGCTGCGGCTAATTTTACGCATAAAAAGATGGTGGATTTTAACTCTTTATGGCGTGGGATTATATGGACATTTATAGGAGCAGTGCTTGGCACTTGGGCGGTGCTATTAATCGATGCTAGTGTGATAAAATATCTAATTCCAATTTGCTTAATTGCGATTTTAATATACACAATCTTTAGCCCAAAACTTGGAGAAATAGATAGAGAAAAAAGGATAGGAGAGGGGCTATTTTACACTATTTTTGGCTTAATCATTGGATTTTATGATGGATTTATAGGGCCTGGGACTGGGTCATTTTGGATGTTTGCTTTTGTTAGTTTATTGGGGTTGAATTTAAAAAGCGCTGTAGCCAATACTAAAATTTTAAATTTTGTCTCAAATATTGTCTCTTTATCTGTATTTATCGGTGGCGGACAGATATTGTGGATGCTTGGTGTGATTATGGGATTTGGGCAGATGATAGGGGCATATTTTGGCTCTCATATGGTTATTAAAAGGGAGATTAAATTTATAAAAATTATCTTTTTAACTGTGGTAAGTTTAACTATTGTTAAGTTACTTTATGATCTATTCATTTTATCATAA
- a CDS encoding heat shock protein transcriptional repressor HspR: MRNYEEPVYLISVVAKVLNIHPQTLRQYEREGLVEPSRTEGKMRLYSEKDLDKIKMILRLTRDLGVNLAGVDVILRLKQRLEECEAIIDELRSNIKTQNKGSLVKRVSSFDMIFVDDKK, encoded by the coding sequence ATGAGAAATTATGAAGAACCAGTTTATCTAATTAGCGTAGTGGCAAAGGTGTTAAATATCCATCCACAAACTCTAAGACAATATGAAAGAGAGGGTTTAGTAGAGCCTAGTAGGACTGAAGGCAAGATGAGATTATATAGCGAAAAAGATCTTGATAAGATTAAGATGATTTTGCGTTTAACAAGAGATTTGGGGGTAAATTTAGCAGGTGTTGATGTGATTTTAAGGCTTAAGCAAAGACTTGAGGAGTGTGAGGCGATTATAGATGAATTAAGATCAAATATAAAAACACAAAATAAAGGTTCGCTAGTAAAAAGAGTCAGTAGCTTTGATATGATATTTGTAGATGATAAAAAGTAG
- a CDS encoding NAD(P)H-dependent glycerol-3-phosphate dehydrogenase, producing the protein MKIAVIGAGKWGQALYSALKINNDCVISSRTKRDIDGFIGLSEALKYDYLLFSISTQMTDEFLSLNFKSNNQKILVASKGIDIISGKFLHEIYAKFSSGDNLAFLSGPSFAIEVMQGLPCALVISSQNKELAQIWASAFPNFIKPYISSDVIGAEICGAYKNVIAIAGGVCAGLGLGQNARASLISRGLVEMARFGEHFGAKSDTFLGLSGAGDLFLSASSELSRNYRVGLGLAKGENLDRILDEIGEVAEGVATARAITKMAQQRVIYTPIANQVVDMLGGKNAKEALKDLLKRQ; encoded by the coding sequence ATGAAAATAGCAGTAATTGGTGCTGGGAAATGGGGTCAAGCTCTATACTCAGCACTTAAAATTAATAATGATTGCGTTATTTCATCTAGAACAAAGCGAGATATAGATGGATTTATAGGTTTATCGGAAGCTTTGAAGTATGATTATTTGCTTTTTAGTATCTCAACTCAGATGACAGATGAATTTCTAAGCTTAAATTTTAAATCAAATAATCAAAAAATATTGGTAGCTTCAAAGGGCATTGATATAATTAGCGGTAAATTTTTACATGAAATATATGCTAAATTTAGCAGTGGCGATAATCTAGCATTTCTTAGCGGCCCAAGCTTTGCTATTGAGGTTATGCAAGGGTTGCCGTGTGCTCTTGTGATAAGTAGTCAAAATAAGGAGTTAGCTCAAATTTGGGCTAGTGCTTTTCCAAATTTTATTAAGCCTTATATTAGCAGTGATGTCATAGGTGCCGAGATTTGCGGTGCGTATAAAAATGTGATTGCTATAGCTGGGGGAGTGTGTGCTGGGCTTGGGCTTGGGCAGAATGCTAGGGCTAGTTTAATATCTAGAGGGCTAGTGGAGATGGCTAGATTTGGCGAGCATTTTGGGGCTAAAAGTGATACATTTTTAGGTCTTAGTGGAGCTGGAGATCTCTTTTTAAGCGCAAGTAGTGAGCTATCAAGAAATTATAGAGTAGGGCTTGGACTAGCTAAAGGAGAGAATTTAGATAGGATTTTAGATGAGATTGGCGAAGTAGCAGAAGGTGTAGCCACAGCAAGAGCTATAACGAAAATGGCGCAACAAAGGGTGATTT
- a CDS encoding potassium/proton antiporter, with the protein MDNSLIIFGLLFLLSVLFSKISDKYGVPALLMFLAVGMLAGSDGVIGLEFNNAKIAENVGTIALIYILFAGGFNTNYKSIKPIFKSGIILATFGVVISAVITGVFAYYIMGFSILESLLFGAIISSTDAAAVFSIMRSTKLKNNLASLLEFESGSNDPMAIFLTITLLGLLTATTVIDPYTMSIKLLLEFILGGAMGYLFGIIIPSLINRVKLGSWGLYPVLLIALVAMLFGLSEKIGGNGYIAVYVAGIIANKKEFLYKKNLTGFFDGIAWMMQIFIFLTLGLLVFPSELPHVAMISILMALIVMFISRPISVFLCTIFSKYNFKEKCFISWVGLRGVVPIILATYPLSAELENGQLMFNIIFFMVLISVLTQGTTLNKSAKIFGVIEAEKSNTNMPSSPISYSDIKQYRIGESSKVIGKNLTEIGLPDDFLIVLAKRDGELIKVSGSFEFMQNDILLILCNSELRYQKIIRIYGL; encoded by the coding sequence ATGGATAATTCGCTGATAATATTTGGTTTATTATTTCTTCTTAGTGTTTTGTTTAGCAAAATATCAGATAAATATGGCGTCCCAGCCTTGCTTATGTTTTTAGCAGTTGGAATGCTAGCTGGTAGTGATGGGGTAATAGGGCTTGAGTTTAACAATGCTAAAATAGCAGAAAATGTAGGGACAATAGCACTTATTTATATACTTTTTGCTGGCGGGTTTAATACAAATTATAAATCAATTAAGCCTATTTTTAAAAGTGGTATAATCTTAGCGACATTTGGGGTTGTAATTTCAGCTGTTATCACTGGAGTATTTGCTTATTATATAATGGGATTTTCTATTTTAGAATCCCTATTATTTGGGGCTATTATTAGCTCTACTGATGCTGCTGCGGTATTTTCTATTATGCGTTCAACCAAGCTTAAGAATAATCTTGCTTCCTTGCTTGAATTTGAAAGCGGAAGCAATGATCCTATGGCTATATTTTTAACCATTACTTTGCTTGGATTGCTTACAGCTACAACGGTGATTGATCCATATACAATGTCTATAAAGCTTTTGCTTGAGTTTATCCTTGGTGGTGCGATGGGATATCTATTTGGTATTATAATTCCAAGCCTAATAAATAGGGTAAAGCTAGGCTCATGGGGGCTATATCCAGTGCTTTTAATAGCCTTAGTTGCTATGCTTTTTGGCTTATCAGAAAAGATCGGTGGCAATGGCTATATCGCAGTGTATGTAGCTGGAATTATAGCTAATAAAAAAGAGTTTTTATATAAAAAGAATTTAACTGGCTTTTTCGATGGAATTGCTTGGATGATGCAGATATTTATATTCCTTACTCTTGGTCTTTTGGTATTCCCTAGCGAGTTGCCTCATGTAGCGATGATAAGCATATTGATGGCTCTTATTGTGATGTTTATATCTAGACCTATTAGTGTGTTTCTTTGTACGATATTTTCTAAATATAATTTTAAAGAAAAATGCTTTATCTCTTGGGTTGGCCTTAGGGGCGTTGTGCCTATTATTTTAGCGACCTATCCGCTATCTGCAGAGTTAGAAAATGGTCAATTGATGTTTAATATTATATTTTTTATGGTCTTAATCTCAGTTTTAACTCAAGGCACTACTTTAAACAAAAGCGCAAAGATATTTGGGGTTATAGAAGCAGAAAAATCTAACACAAATATGCCTAGTAGCCCAATCTCATACTCAGATATAAAGCAGTATAGAATAGGCGAATCATCTAAGGTAATTGGTAAGAATTTAACCGAAATTGGACTTCCAGATGATTTTTTAATCGTTTTAGCAAAGCGAGATGGAGAATTAATAAAGGTTAGCGGCTCATTTGAATTTATGCAAAATGATATATTGCTAATTTTATGTAATAGCGAACTAAGATACCAAAAAATTATTAGGATTTATGGATTATAG
- a CDS encoding DnaJ C-terminal domain-containing protein has translation MSNSLYETLGISKGASSDEIKKAYRKLARQYHPDINKEPGAEEKFKEINAAYEILSDETKRQQYDQYGDSMFGGQSFHDFSRANFGSNADINDILNQIFGNFGRSSGSRRGFGGFSSSGFESFDGFGGGFGQNLDIQAKINISFELAVNGGDYEFSINGEKIKIKIPAGLKSGEKLRARNKGKSAGSHRGDLIITVNIEDDKEYKRDGDDLYKNLDISLKTALFGGKIEVKTFKKDVSIKIPANTKNGQKIRLKGYGVKNRKSEIYGDMYLVINVVLPDVDQLDAQLKDLLQTKL, from the coding sequence ATGAGTAATAGTTTATATGAAACCTTAGGCATCTCAAAGGGTGCTAGCAGCGATGAGATCAAAAAAGCTTATAGAAAATTAGCTAGACAATACCATCCTGATATTAATAAAGAGCCAGGTGCTGAGGAGAAATTTAAAGAGATTAACGCAGCTTATGAAATCTTAAGCGATGAGACCAAGCGTCAGCAGTATGATCAATATGGCGATAGTATGTTTGGCGGACAGAGCTTCCATGATTTTAGTAGGGCAAATTTTGGTAGTAACGCAGATATTAATGATATTTTAAATCAAATTTTTGGCAATTTTGGCAGATCTAGTGGCTCTAGAAGAGGTTTTGGTGGATTTAGCTCATCTGGATTTGAGAGTTTTGATGGATTTGGCGGTGGATTTGGGCAAAATTTAGATATTCAAGCTAAGATAAATATCTCATTTGAGTTAGCTGTAAATGGCGGAGATTATGAATTTAGCATAAATGGCGAAAAAATTAAAATTAAAATTCCAGCAGGTTTAAAAAGTGGAGAAAAGCTACGAGCTAGAAATAAAGGCAAAAGTGCTGGCTCACATAGGGGCGATCTTATCATAACTGTAAATATAGAAGATGATAAAGAGTATAAAAGAGATGGAGATGATCTATATAAAAATTTAGATATTAGCTTAAAAACGGCTCTTTTTGGTGGTAAGATTGAAGTTAAGACATTTAAAAAAGATGTATCTATCAAAATTCCAGCTAATACTAAAAATGGTCAAAAAATTAGATTAAAAGGATATGGGGTTAAAAATAGAAAGAGCGAGATTTATGGCGATATGTATTTAGTTATCAATGTGGTTTTACCGGATGTAGATCAGCTAGATGCGCAGTTAAAAGATCTACTTCAAACAAAATTATAA